GGTGATACCATGATCATGCATGTCGGGCTGCGCGGCCGCATCAAGTACCAGACCGTCCCCCACTCCCCCACCGGCTACGCCGTCGAGGCCGGGTTGCTGGAAGAGGATGCGGCACTGCATCACGAGGATCGTCACCTGGTGACCAATATCCTCGGCCATGAGGATCTGCGGGTGGAAATCGGCTCCTTTGTCGACATGGCCCGTCACGATACCATCGTCATCGGCAGCGACGGGCTCTATGACAACCTGTACAAGGAGGAGATCATCGAGCGCATCCGCAAGGGCCCGCTGAACCGCGCCGCGCGCCGGCTGGCCGCCGACGTGCGCGAACGCATGCTCACCGAGAGGCGCCGCCAGCCCAGCAAGGCGGATGACTTGAGTTTCATGCTGATCCGGCGGAAACCAGCAACACCTCAACGCAGAGGCGCAAAGGCGCAGAGTACGCAAGGCAAAGATCATGGTTAAACAGCGTCATTCCCGCGTAGGCGGGAATCCATAACCCGCTGTGGCGTCTGGATCCCCGCCTACGCGGGGATGACGCTACTCTTAGTGTTACAGGCAATATTTCGCAGCTTTGTTTCCGTCACGTCACTTGTGATGCACATAAATAAAAAAGCCGCCCGGAGGCGGCTTTCGTCTTTCAGACCGGACAGCCCTCAGGCATTCAGGCTCTGATAGTAGTCCATCAGGATCTTGGCCACCTCGGGGCGGGAGAACTCCTTCGGCGGCGCCTCGCCCTTGCCCAGCATCTCGCGCACCTTGGTGCCGGACAGCAGGACGAAGTCCTCCTTGGAATGGTCCGGCGCCTCGCACATCATCACCACCTTGTTGAGCTTCTTCGAATAGGCAGTGTGATCGGCCTTGAATATCTCGATCTCCAGCGCGCCTGCAGGCACCTCTTCGTCGAAGATGGTCTGGGCGTCGAAGGGACCATAGTAGTCGCCCACGCCGGCGTGGTCGCGGCCGATGATGAAGTGGGTCGCGCCCATGTTCTGGCGGAAATAGGCGTGCAGTACCGCCTCGCGCGGGCCGGCGTAGAGCATGTCGAAGCCGTAGCCGGTGATCATGGCGCTGTTGGGCGGGAAGTACAGTTCCACCATCTTGCGGATGGCGGCGTCGCGCACCGGTGCCGGGATGTCACCGGGCTTGAGCTTGCCCAGCAGCATGTGGATGACCAGACCGTCGCAGCCCAGGCGGTCCATGGCCATGCGACACAGTTCCTCGTGTGCGCGGTGCATGGGGTTGCGGGTCTGGAAGGCGACGACCTTCTTCCAGCCGCGTTCCTGGATCTCGTTGCGGATCTCGACCGCGGTACGGAAGGTATCGGGGAAATCGGTCTGGAAATAGCTGAAATTGAGCACCTGGATGGGACCGGAAATGGCATAGCGGCCCTGGGAATTGAAGGCGGCCACACCGGGGTGTTCCGTATCGCTGGTGCGGTAGACCTTCTCGGTCATCAGCTTCATCTGCTCGTCGCTGACTTCCTCGATCGCTTCGATGTCCTGCACGGCGATCACGGGCTGGCCCTCGACGTTGGGATCGCGCAGGGCGATGCGCTTGGCATCCTTGATGGCAGAGATGTCCTCGACCAGGTTGAGGATAGGCACCGGGAAGAACTGGCCCGAGGTGGTCTTCATGGATTCCGCGCAGCTGACCGCGTCAGCGACGTTCATGTAACCCGTCAGCGGGGTGAAGTAACCGCCGCCCATCATGACCGCGTTGCCGGCAGCCGCTGAACTGATCACGATGGAAGGCAGGCTTTCGGCCTCATGCATCAGGGCGTCATGCTTGTCCGAATCGTAGACGAACAGCGGCTTGAGGGTGTCGGATCCTATCGGCTTGATCATTGTCTTCTCTCCTGGTGCTTGCTGCTCCCGCATGCACGGGCAATCAATTTGAAATCAGAGGCTTATGAATTCCCTGCGGGGGTTTTATCAATTCCGCCAATCATAACATGGATAGGTGCGGCTGCAGGCGGAAGCACGGGGAAATCCCCCGCTTTTGTGCCATCAAATTTTTTCTGTCTGTATAAATGCTTTGTATGTGCCCTGGCGACGGCCGGACGACACCACAGGTAGCTGAACGGAGGGTTATTTTTCCGCTGACAGGAAGGCGATCCAGCCGGGGTCGGCCTCGCCCTGGGTGGCGGGCTGGAAGTTGCCGTCGCCCTCGTTGGTCTCTTCATCCGTGCCTTCCCAGTACACGGTCACGCGTTTGAAGCCGGCCTCCTTC
This sequence is a window from Thiohalobacter thiocyanaticus. Protein-coding genes within it:
- a CDS encoding PP2C family protein-serine/threonine phosphatase — translated: MKKRIELDQPLLIEQQNEERFFHITANSLEVIAYSAVSPEKETPNEDCLAIIPLDGRECILAIADGAGGTRQGGDASRLAVAALEQVLREKSPEQDVRACVLNAYELANTRIMELGVGASTTLTVIEYADGRIRPYHAGDTMIMHVGLRGRIKYQTVPHSPTGYAVEAGLLEEDAALHHEDRHLVTNILGHEDLRVEIGSFVDMARHDTIVIGSDGLYDNLYKEEIIERIRKGPLNRAARRLAADVRERMLTERRRQPSKADDLSFMLIRRKPATPQRRGAKAQSTQGKDHG
- the sat gene encoding sulfate adenylyltransferase — protein: MIKPIGSDTLKPLFVYDSDKHDALMHEAESLPSIVISSAAAGNAVMMGGGYFTPLTGYMNVADAVSCAESMKTTSGQFFPVPILNLVEDISAIKDAKRIALRDPNVEGQPVIAVQDIEAIEEVSDEQMKLMTEKVYRTSDTEHPGVAAFNSQGRYAISGPIQVLNFSYFQTDFPDTFRTAVEIRNEIQERGWKKVVAFQTRNPMHRAHEELCRMAMDRLGCDGLVIHMLLGKLKPGDIPAPVRDAAIRKMVELYFPPNSAMITGYGFDMLYAGPREAVLHAYFRQNMGATHFIIGRDHAGVGDYYGPFDAQTIFDEEVPAGALEIEIFKADHTAYSKKLNKVVMMCEAPDHSKEDFVLLSGTKVREMLGKGEAPPKEFSRPEVAKILMDYYQSLNA